The region ATCTATTCGATCGCCTCGCCGGACATCGCAGAACTGCTCGCCGTGGCGCGCAAGGTACTGAGCAGGATGCTCAGCGATCGGGTCGCCGTTCTCGAAGACCTGCGCGCCGGTACTGCGGAGTAGCGCCGATGGGTTGGTTCCGCAAGGTTCTACGCGTGGGGCGGGTTGTCGAGCGCGCGGGTGACGCGCCTGCATCCGCCGTGAAACCACCTGCGGGAGTGCGTGGTTCGCTGCAAATACGGCACGTCGACGCGGGCTCCTGCAATGGGTGTGAAGTCGAGATCGGTGGTGCGTTCGGTCCGGTCTACGACGCCGAGCAGTACGGGGCGCGACTCGTCGCGTCACCTCGCCATGCCGACGCACTGCTGGTGACCGGGGTCGTGACCCGCAACATGGCCGACCCGCTGCGCAACACCGTGGCGGCCACCCCGCAACCCCGGGTGGTCATCGCCTGCGGCGACTGTGCGCTGAATCGAGGGGTGTTCAGCGACGCCTACGGTGTGGTCGGCGCCGTCGGTGAGGTGGTGCCCGTCGACGTCGAGATCCCCGGCTGTCCGCCTACGCCGGCGCAGATCGTCGCAGCGCTGCGATCGGTGACGGGCAAGTGACAGCCACGCTGCCGCGAACAGTCGCGGCTGTCCCAAACGTCGTGCACCACCATCGTTTCGGTGCCGCCTGCGGAATCCTGACGGCATGTCTCGGCGCCATCGGGGTGTGGGTGGGACTGGCCGGAATCGTCGGCGGCATTCGGCCCATCCACATCGGATGGCTGCTGCCGCTCTCCGGCGTCCAACTTGCCGTTGATCCGCTTGGCGGGTTCTTCATCGCCTTGACCGGTGCTGTCGCGGTACCCGTCGGCGTGTATGTGATCGGGTACGCCCACCATCTGCGCCGCGTGCCCGCCGCGACACTGCCGCTGTTCGTCGCCGCCATGCTGTTGGTGCCGGCCGCCGCATCGGTGACGACGTTCCTGTTGGCGTGGGAGCTGATGGCGATCGCGTCGCTGGTGCTCGTGCTGGCTGAGCACGACCGTGCCGAAGTCCGTTCTGCGGCAATGGTTTACGCCGTGATGACACAGCTGGGGTTCGTCGCCGTCCTGATCGGCCTGATGGTGTTGTCGGCTGCGGGCGGAGCGGATGCGTTCGCAGACCTGGGCCCGGTGCCGGATGGTGCGCGCACCGCCGTCTTCCTGTTGACGGTCGCGGGGTTCGGCTCGAAGGCGGGACTGGTGCCGTTGCACGCCTGGCTGCCGCGTGCGCACCCCGAAGCGCCGAGCCCGGTGTCGGCGCTGATGAGTGCGGCCATGGTCAACCTTGGCGTGTACGGGATCATTCGGGTGGACCTGCAGGTCCTCGGCCCCGGTCCGCGCTGGTGGGGTCTACTGCTGCTGGCCGTTGGCGCGGCCTCCGCGCTGTACGGGGTGCTGCAGGCCTCGGTGGCAACGGATCTCAAGCGGCTGCTTGCCTATTCGACGACGGAGAACATGGGGCTGGTCGCGCTCGCGCTCGGCGCGGCGACGCTGTTCGCCGACGCGGGGGCCGCCGCGCCCGCCACCATCGCGATGGCGGCTGCGATCCTGCATCTCGTCGGGCATGCCGCGTTCAAGTGCCTCGGTTTCCTGGCTGCCGGGTCCGTGCTCGCCGCCACCGGTTTACGCGACCTGGACCGGCTCGGCGGATTGGCTCGCCGAATGCCGTCGACCACGGTGCTCTTCGGGGTCGCAGCGCTGGGCGCGTCGGGATTACCGCTGGGCGCCGGGTTCGTCAGCGAGTGGCTGCTCGTCCAGTCGCTGGTCCATGCCGCATCCGTACACGACACCGTGGTGGCGCTGACCGCGCCGTTGGCCGTCGGCGCGGTGGCGCTCACGACCGGACTTGGCGTTGCGGCGATGGTCAAGGCGTTCGGCGTCGGATTCCTCGCCCGCTCCAGATCCGAATCCGCCTCGGGTGCAGTTGAATCCCCGCGGTCCATGGTTGCGGGTATGACACTCGCCGCGGTTGTCTGCGTGCTGATCGCGGTCGTACCGGCGCTGGTCGCCCCCGCCATGCGTGGCGTGCTCGACGTGCTGCCCGCGGCGCGCGCCGTTCCGTTCACCGATTTCGGGGTGGTGATACGGCTGCCCGGCGTCTCCGGGTCGATCGCGCCAGGCGTCATCGCCGCGGCGCTGCTGGCCGCCATCCTCGCGGCGATCGTGTTGAGTGGTTGGCGATCGCGCCGCCGGCCTGCCGCCGAGGTGCTGCCGCTGTGGGCGTGCGGTGCCGACGACTTGACGCCGCGCATGCAGTACACCGCGACATCGTTCGCCGAACCGCTGCAGCGCGTGTTCGACGATGTGCTGCGCCCGGACACCGACATCGAGGTGACGCCGTACGCGGAGTCGCAATACATGGTCGAGCGGGTGAAGTACCGCAACCGGATCGGCGATGCGATCGAGGACTGGCTGTACCGTCCGGTCGTCCGGGCGGTGGCGGTCGCTGCCGGCCTGGCACGCCGCGCGCACACCGGCAGCGTCCATCTCTACCTCGCCTACGGTGCACTCGGCATCCTGATCATCCTGGTGGTCGCGAAGTGAACCTGATGTCGTACGTCGCGGGCGCGGCCCAGATCGGGACGGTGATGATCGGCGCGCCCCTGGTGGTGGGCCTGATGCGACAGGTTCGGGCGCGGTGGGAGGGCCGCGCGGGCGGCGGCCTGCTACAGCCCTGGCGTGATCTCGTCAAACAGCTTGGTAAACAACGGATCACACCACACGGCACCACCATCGTCTTCACCGGCGCGCCTGTGGTGCTGGCAGGCAGCACGCTGCTGATCGCCGCGATCGCACCGCTGGTCGCCACCGGCTCACCGCTGGACTCGAGCGCCGATCTGTTCGCCGTCGTCGGTCTGCTGTTTCTCGGCACCGTCGCGCTGACGCTCGCGGGGATCGACACCGGCACCTCGTTCGGCGGCATGGGGGCCAGCCGCGAGATCACCATCGCGGCTCTCGTCGAGCCGACGATCCTGCTGGCGGTGTTCGCCTTGTCGATCCCGGCCGGATCGTCGAATCTCGGTGCGCTCGTGGCCAATACGATCGAGCACCCAGGGCAGGTCGCATCGCTGTCCGGTGTGCTCGCGTTCGCCGCGCTGGTCGTCGTGATCATCGCCGAAACCGGCCGGCTGCCCGTCGACAACCCGGCCACCCACCTCGAGCTGACGATGGTGCACGAGGCGATGGTGCTCGAATACGCGGGCCCGCGACTCGCCCTCGTGGAATGGGCGTCGGCAATGCGGCTGGCCGTGCTGCTGGCGCTGCTGGCAAACCTGTTCCTGCCGTGGGGGATCGCAGGCGTGCAACCCACCGCCGCCACCGTGGTCATCGGCGTCGTCGCTGTCGCCGTCAAGGTCGCGGTGCTGGCCGTGCTGCTCGCCAGCGCCGAGGTGTTCATGGCGAAACTGCGGTTGTTCCGGGTGCCCGAACTGCTGGCGGGCTCGTTCCTGCTCGCACTCCTGGCGGTCACCGCCGCCAACTTCTTCACCGGGGTAGGGGGACCGTGATGACCGATGCCGACTTCGCCATCCTGATCGACTTCGCGGCCGGTGGTCTGACCCTGGCGGCGGTCCTGATCGTGTGGCGGCGCGACCTGAAGTCCATCGTGCGGCTACTGGGGTGGCAAGGCCTGGCCCTGTCCGCGATCCCGATCGTGCGCGGTCTGCACGACGGCGACGGTGCCCTGGTCGCGGTCGGGTTCGCGGTGCTGGTGCTTCGCGCGGCGGTGTTGCCGTGGTTGTTGGCCAGGGCGCTGGCCGCCGAACCGCGGGCGCAGCGTGAGGCCACGCCGTTCGTGAACACGGCTGCCTCGCTGTTGATCACCGCGGCCTTGACCGTCGTCGCGTTCGCGATCACACGACCGATCGTGAACCTGGAGCCCTCACCCGTCGTCAACGCGGTCCCCGCAGCGTTCGCGGTGATCCTCATCGCGCTGTTCGTGATGATCACACGACGCCACGCGGTGTCTCAGGCTGCGGGTTTTCTGATGCTGGACAACGGAATTGCCGCGTCCGCCTTCCTACTCACCGCGGGCGTGCCGTTGATCGTGGAACTGGGCGCGTCGCTGGACGTGCTGTTCGCCGTGATCGTGATCGGCGTGCTGACCGGCCGTCTGCGACGCGCCTTCGGCGGTGCCGATCTGGACCAGTTGCAGGAGCTGCGCGACTGATGACAGCACTACTCGTCACGCCTATCGTCGCACCGGTCATCGCGGCGATCGTGAATCTCGTTGTGGGATGGCGCCGCTGGACCGCGGCGATGACGGTGCTGTCCGCCGTCGCGGTATTGGCGTGCGGCGCTGCCCTCGGCCCGCGCGTCGGCGCAGGCACTGTCGCGCTGGGTGGATTGCTGCGCGCTGACGCACTCACGGTGACCATGTTGATCGTCATCGGAGTGGTGGCCACCCTGGCGACCTGGGCCGGTATCGGGTATATCGACTCCGAACTCGAACACGGGCACACCGACGCCGACGGCGCCCGGCTGTACGGCGTGCTGGTTCCGGCGTTCGTCGCCGCGATGGTTCTTGCGGTGTGCGCCAACAACATCGGAGTGATCTGGGTGGCGATCGAGGCGACGACCGTCGTCACCGCGTTCCTGGTCGGCCACCGCCGGACCAGGACCGCGCTCGAGGCGACGTGGAAGTACGTGATCATCTGTTCGGTCGGCATCGCGGTGGCGTTCCTTGGCACCGTGCTGCTGTACTTCGCGGCCCTGCACGCGGGTGCGCCGGATGCGCAGGCGCTGAACCTCGACGTGCTCGTCGCGCACGCCGCGGGCCTCGACCCGGGGGTGGCCCGACTCGCCGGTGGCCTGCTGCTGATCGGCTATGGGGCCAAGGTTGGTCTGTTCCCGTTCCACACCTGGTTGGCCGACGCGCACAGCCAGGCGCCCGCGCCGGTCTCCGCGCTGATGAGCGGGGTGCTGCTGTCGGTGGCGTTCTCGGTGCTGCTGCGCATCAAACCGATCATCGACGCCGCCACCGGCCCCGCGTTCCTGCGCGCAGGCCTGGTTGTGCTCGGGCTGGCGACGCTGCTCGTCGCCGCGCTGATGTTGACGGTGACGGGTGACGTCAAGCGGATGCTCGCCTACTCGTCGATGGAGAACATGGGCCTGATCGCGATCGCGGCCGCCGCGGGCACCCGGTTGGCGATCGCGGCGCTGCTGCTGCACGTGCTCGCCCACGGTGTCGGAAAGACCGTGTTGTTCCTGGCAGGCGGTCAGCTGCAGGCCGCACACGACTCCACCGCGATCGCCGACATCACCGGCGTCGTACGTCGGTCCCGGCTGGTCGGCGGATCGTTCGCGGTCGGGCTGGTCGTCCTGCTCGGGCTGCCTCCGTTCGCGATGTTCGCCAGCGAACTGGCCATCGCGCGGTCGCTGGCCGACGCGCAGCTGGCCTGGGTGCTGGCCGCGGCGATGCTGTTGATCGCGGTCGCCTTCGCTGCGCTGGTGTGCAATTCGGGGCGCATGTTGTTGGGCGGTGCGCCGGCGGAGGCGCCTGCGATCGCGGTGCCCGCGACGGTCGCGGCGGCTTTGGTGGTCGGCATCACCGCTTCGCTGGCGCTCGGGATCACGGCCGGTCCGCTGACCGAGTTGTTCACCGCCGCTGCGGGCCAGATCGGAGTGTCGCGATGACCGCAGATTCCGTGCTGCACCGGATATCGCGAGATGCCTTGCCGGACAGGGCGGAAGACCTGTTGGCGGAGGGTTTTCGGCTGGCACTGGCCGCCGGCCACGACGACGGCGACCGGCTGCGGGTGGTGTACCTGTTCCTGGCCGGCCGTCCGGATCGCCGGGTCGAGCTCGAATACGTTTTGCCCGTTGACGATCCTGCGGTGCCGTCGCTGGCATACATGTCGTTCCCGGCGAGCCGGTTCGAACGCGAGATGGCCGATCTGTACGGCATCCGGCCGGCCGGTCATCCGCGGCCGCGGCGGCTGGTCCGGCATGCGCACTGGCCTGGCGACTGGTATCCCATGCGTGAAGGTGCAGGGCCCCCACCGGAATTCGAGACGACCGGCCGGTTCCCGTTCGTCACCGTGGAGGGGACCGGGGTATACGAGATCCCGGTCGGCCCGGTGCACGCAGGTCTGATCGAGCCGGGCCACTTCCGGTTCTCCGTCGTCGGCGAGACGGTGCTTCGGCTCAAGGCCCGGTTGTGGTTCGTTCACCGGGGAATCGAGAAGGTGTTCCACGGCAGGACCGCGACCGACGCGACGGCGCTGGCGGAGCGCGTGAGTGGAGACACGGCGGTCGGGCATGCGGTCGCGCACAGCCTGGCCGTCGAGGATGCGCTCGGGGCTGCGGTGCCCGAGGCGGTCCACCTGCTGCGGGCGCAGCTCGTCGAGCTCGAGCGGCTGTACAACCTCGCGGCCGATCTCGGCGCGCTCGCCAACGACGTCGGATTCTCCCTGGCGAATTCGCACTGCCTGCGCATCCGGGAGCGGCTGCTGCGGCTCAACGCGGAAGTGACCGGCCATCGGCTGCTGCGCGGCGCGGTCGGCCCCGGCCGGGTGGCGTTGCGGGGCCTTCCCGATCCCGCCGAGCTGCGGTCGATCGGCGCCGATGTGGCCGAGGTCGCCGCGTTGACGCTGGCGAACAGCGTGGTCCACGATCGGTTCGCGGGGACGTCGATCCTGACGCCCGACGATGCGCGGGCGATGGGCTGTCTTGGCTATGTTGCGCGTGCCAGCGGCATCCGCACCGACGCCCGCGTTGATCATCCGACGGTCGCACTGCCCGTCACGGAGTCGGGCGCCGACGACGGTGACGTGCTGGCCCGCTACACCGTGCGGCGCGACGAGTTCGCGACGTCGGTGCAGCTGCTCTGCGATCTGATCGAAACACACACCGGCCCAATCGAATACGAGACCACGTTGCCTGCCAACCGCGGGCGCAGCAGCGGTGTGGGCATCGTCGAGGGCTGGCGCGGCACCATCGTGCACCGAGTGGAGATCGGCGGTGACGGCCGCATCACGCGTGCCAAGATCGTCGACCCGTCCTGGTTCAACTGGCCGGCGTTACCCGTCGCGATGGAGGACACGATCGTCCCGGACTTCCCGCTGACGAACAAGAGCTTCAATCTGTCGTACGCAGGTAACGATCTCTGACGATGAGTTCTGTCGGCGACGCAGGTCTGTATCGACATGATCGACTTGACTCCGGCGTGCCAACGCACCGCCGACCTCTTGACCAACATCACTGACCAGCAGCTGGCCGGCAACACGCCGTGCGAGAAGCTCACGCTCCAGAATCTCGTGGGACATATCGGCGGGCTCGCGCTCGCCTTCACGGCGGCCGCGCGCAAGGACTTCGGCCCGCTGACGGACACGCCACCCGTCGAGGGCGCGCCGCTGGACGACGACTGGCGTACCGCCTATCCCCAGCGACTTGCGGAGCTGGCGCGGGCATGGCGGGAACCGACGGCCTGGGAGGGCATGTCACGTGCCGGCGGTGTCGACTTTCCCGGCGAGGTGGGAGGCATGATCGCGCTGACCGAGGTGGTCGTCCACGGCTGGGACGTCGCGGCGGCAACCGGACAGGACTATGACGTCGACCCGGCGACGTTGGCCGCGGTGCTGCCGCACGTGACGGCGATCGCCGCCGAAGGGCCAACCGAGGGACTCTTCGGGCCCGCCGTGCCGATCGCCGACGATGCGCCTGCCCTGGATCGGGTCATTGCGCTGAGCGGACGCGACCCAAGGCGGCGCTAGCGGCACACTGGTGAAATGGACCCGGTACTCGCATTGCGCCAGATCGCGTACTACAAGGACCGGGCGCGCGAAGACCCTCGCCGTGTGATGGCCTACCGCAAGGCCGCCGACATCGTCGAGGGCCTCTCGGATGCCGAGCGGGAGCGGCACGGCGCCGCCAACAGCTGGCAGTCGTTGCCGGGCATCGGGCCGAAGACCGCGAAGGTCATCGCCCAGGCCTGGGCGGGCGGCGAACCCGACGCGCTCGTCGAATTACGAGCGACGGCAGCAGATCTCGGTGGCGGGGACATCCGTGCGGCGCTCAAGGGTGACCTACACGTGCATTCCAACTGGTCGGACGGATCGGCGCCGATCGACGAGATGATGCTGGCCGCAAGACAATTGGGCCACGAGTACTGCGCGCTGACGGACCACTCGCCGCGGCTGCGGGTCGCCAACGGCCTGTCACCGGACCGGCTGCGCAAGCAACTGGACGTCATCGAGGAATTACGCGAGGCCGTCGCCCCGATGCGGATTCTGACCGGCATCGAGGTGGACATCCTGGAGGACGGGTCGCTGGATCAGGAACCCGAGCTGCTCGAGCGGCTCGACGTGGTGGTGGCAAGCGTGCATTCCAAGCTGTCGATGGATGCGCCGTCGATGACACGACGAATGATAAAGGCGGTCACCAATCCTCATACCGATGTGCTCGGGCACTGCACCGGTCGACTCGTCACCGGCGGCCGCGGGATGCGGCCAGAATCGAAGTTCGACGCCGAGAAAGTCTTCACCGCGTGTCGTGATCACGGGACGGCCGTGGAGATCAATTCGCGTCCGGAGCGGCGGGATCCACCCACGCGCCTGCTGAAGCTGGCGCTGGACATCGGCTGCCTGTTCTCTATCGACACCGACTCGCATGCGCCGGGGCAGTTGGAGTTTCTCGGCTACGGTGCGCAGCGCGCGGTGGACAACGATGTCCCTGTCGAACGGATCGTCAACACGTGGTCGGCCGACAAGCTGCTGGAGTGGGCGAGTTCCTAGGCTGTGGTGAATCGCGGCGAACGGGGTACCCGCCTTTGCATCACTTGGGATGAAGGAGGCGATGTGAACCCCGAGCAACTGGCGCTGCGTGCGGCGGAGGTCGCGACCGCGGGCGCCAAGGCGGCGGGCCGAATCGTGCGGCGCGTTCGTGAGGTCGTCCAGCAGGCCGCCGATCGTGTCGGACTGCCGCTACCCGGCCAAGAGGACTCTGGCAGCAGTGCGTCTGCGCCTGCGAAGAAGCGGCCAGGTAAAGCGGACTGATCAATCGGGTAGGTGCGGCATCTCCAATCCGGGGTCACGCCCGAGCAGGACGCCGCGCGTCAACGCAGCGTTTCCGTAACGCTGCCGCACCTTGTCGACCGCCTCATCGATAGCGACGGTGTCGGCGACTTCCTCGAAAGGCAACTCCAACTGCTGGGCGCCCTGCCGGTCGATGTTCGAGACGGCGAAGCCGACCAGCGTCAGACCGCGCTCGGCGATCAGCGGCGCCGCCGCTGCCACCAGACCGCGCGCCGTCTCGAGGACAACCTCCGTCGACGCGGTGGCCCTTGGCATCGTGTGCGATCGGGTGGCGCGGCCGAAATCATCAAACCGCAACCGCAGCACCACAGTTCGGCCGGTACGCCCCGCGTTGCGCATTCTCCGGGTGATCCGATCGATCAGATTGACGACGACCGCGTCGATCTCCGCTGGCGTCATGGTGTTACCCGCTCGGCCCAGTGCCCGCTGAGCCCCGACCGACCTGCGCCGCACACCGGTGACGACGCGACGCCGATCGATGTTGCGGGACAACGCGAACAGCTGCCTGCCCATCGCACCGCCGACCATCGACCCGAGCGTCGACTCGCTCAGTTCGGCCACATCGGCGACGGTCTCGATGCCGTGCGTCCGCAACTTCTCCGCCGTCTTGACGCCGACGCCCCAGAGGCGGCGCACCGGAAGCGGATGCAGGAACACGAGTTCACGGTCGGGCGGCACCAGCAGCAGACCGTCGGGCTTGGCTTCTTGGCTGGCGACTTTGGCCAGGAACTTGGTGCGCGCGATGCCGACCGTGATCGGCAACCCGACCTGGTCGCGCACCTGCGCGCGCAGTCGGGCGCCGATCTCGACCGGTGTGCCCGACACGCGCCACAGCCCGGACACGTCGAGGAACGCCTCGTCCACCGACAGCGGTTCGACCACGGGCGAGGTGTCGCGGAACACCTCGAACACCGCGTCGCTGGCCTCCGAATAGGCCTTCATCCGCGGCGGCACCACGATCGCGTGCGGGCACAGCGCGCGAGCGTGACGACCACCCATCGCGGTGCGCACCCCGTACGCCTTGGCCTCGTAGCTGGCGGCGAGCACCACGCCGCCGCCGACGATCACTGGTTTACCGCGCAGCGCCGGGTCGTCCCGTTGCTCGACCGATGCGTAGAACGAGTCGAGATCGGCGTGCAGGATGGTGGCCGAACCGGGCACGAACGTATGTTCGCATCTGCTGCCGACAGATCAGGGCGTGCGGCCGTAGATGCTGGTGATCCAGATGTGTGCCAGGGTGTCGAGCGCCGCATCCTCGGCGATGGCCGGTGTCTGGCCCGTATACGAGGCGAACATCGTGCGCTCGTTCATCAGGTTCAACGCCGCCGCGAGGTCTTGCGCGGGCACCGTCTCCGGTGCTGCGCCACGGGCGCGTTCCGCGGTGATGACGGTGGCGGTGCGGTCCACCCAGTTCTGCATGAACCGCGACCACATCTCCCGGATCTCGGCATTTGTCGACGTCGCCGCGACACCCGCGAGCACGACGGGTAGGTGAGCGCGAAGCGGCTCGAAAAAGCCGAAGATGCCGGATCGCCAGGCCGTCGTGGGGTCGACGCTGTAATCGGTGACGTCGCCACCGAATGCGGCGTCGGCTTCGGCGAGCACCCGCTCGAACACCGTCAGCAGCACGGCGTCCTTGGAGGAGAAGTAGAAGTAGAACGTCGGACGGGAGATCCCGGCGCCTTTCGCCAGGTCATCGACCGAGATGTCGGAGAAGGCGCGATCCTCCAACAGCCGTTCCAGCGTTGACAGAATCGCCAGCTCACGATCGTCGCCGGAGGGCCGGGTGGCCCGGCGGGCACGCCCGGTGCGGGGCTGGCTGGCGGTCGTCACAACACTTCACTCTACGCCATGTCGAATTTTTCAACACACTGTTGACTGACTCGACACGGTGTTGATAGCTTTACATCATGACCGAATTTGTCGACGTCGTCATCGTCGGAGCCGGTATCTCCGGCATCAGCGCCGCCTGGCACCTGCAGGACCGCTGCCCCGATAAGAGCTACGTGATCCTGGAGCGTCGCGAGAACCTCGGCGGCACCTGGGACCTGTTCAAGTACCCGGGCATCCGCTCGGACTCCGACATGTTCACCCTGGGCTTCCGCTTCAAGCCGTGGACGTCGGAGAAGGCGATCGCCGACGGCCCGTCGATCATGGCGTACCTCAAGGAGACGGTCGCCGAGTACGGCATCGACAAGCACATCCGCTACGGCCACAAGGTCGCAGGCGCCAACTGGTCCGACGCCGAGAACCGCTGGACCCTGCGCGTCGAACGCGACGGCGAGCAAGTCGAGATCAAGGCGTCGTTCCTGTTCGCCTGCAGCGGCTATTACAACTACGACCAGGGCTATTCGCCGGAGTTCGCCGGTGCCGAGGACTTCGCCGGCACGATCATCCATCCGCAGCACTGGCCGGAAGAGTTGGACTACACCGGTAAGAAGATCGTGGTGATCGGCAGCGGTGCGACCGCGGTGACTCTGATTCCTGCGCTTGCCAATTCGGGTGCGGGGCACGTCACGATGCTGCAGCGGTCGCCGACGTACATCGGTGCGCTGCCCGACGTCGACCCGTTCACGGTGCGGATGAACAAGACGCTGCCCGCGAAGGCCGCATACGTGGTGAATCGGTGGAAGAGCATTCTGTTCCAGTCGGCCCAGTACCGGATCGCCAGGCGGTTCCCGAAGTTCTTCCGCAAGCAGTTGATGACGATGGCGGCCAGGCGGCTGCCGGAAGGCTACGACGTCGACAAGCACTTCGGTCCGCGCTACAACCCGTGGGATGAGCGACTGTGCCTGGCGCCCAACGGGGATCTGTTCAAGACGATCCGGTCCGGCAAGGCCGACGTCGTCACCGACAAGATCGAGCGGTTCACCAAGACCGGCATCACGCTGGCCTCCGGCGAGGAGCTGCAGGCTGACATCATCGTCACCGCAACTGGTTTGAATCTGCAGCTGTTCGGCGGCGCCGCGATTTCACGCAACGGCGTGCCGGTCGAGTTGAACGACACCATGGCGTACAAGGGCATGATGCTGACCGGCATGCCGAACATGGCGTTCACCATCGGCTACACCAACGCGTCGTGGACGCTGAAGGCCGACCTGGTGTCGGAGTTCGTCTGCCGCGTGCTGAACTACATGGACGCCAACGGCTTCGACACCGTCGAGCCGCAGCATCCGGGCAACTCGGTCGACGAGCGTCCGCTGATGGACTTCACCCCGGGCTATGTGTTGCGTGCACTCGACTACCTGCCGAAGGCGGGTCACGTCGCGCCGTGGCGGCTCAAGCAGAACTATCTGCTGGACCTGCGCCTGATCCGGCGCGGCAAGGTCGACGACGAGGCGCTGGCGTTCACGAAACACCGCGCAGTCGAGGCAGTCTCGGCCTAAGGCCTTCGACGCTCGGCTACGGGGTGACCACGACGATGCCGTCGTCGTCGCTGTAGGCGATGTCGCCTGGGGCGAACAGCACGCCGCCGAACTCGACCTTGACGTCGCGTTGGCCTTCGCCGGCCTTGGCGCTCTTGCGTGGATTGGTGCCCAGCGCCTTGATGCCGATGTCGAGCGTGCGCAAGGTGGCGGCATCACGCACGGCGCCGTTGATGATCACCCCGGCCCAGCCGTTGTCGACGCCGAGTCCGGCGATCAGGTCACCGACGAGCGCGCTGTGCAGTGACCCGTCGCCGTCGATGACCAGCACCCCGCCGTTGCCCGGCTCGGACAGCACCGACTTCAGCAGCGCGTTGTCCTGAAAGCACCGCACGGTGGTGATCGGCCCGGCGAACTGTGAGCGGCCGCCGTACTGGTTGAACTGGAGGTCGCAGCTGCGCACGTCGGGGCCGATCTCGTCGACGAGGTCAGCGGTGGCGCGTGGTTCGATGGTCACCGCACGATGCTAGCGATCGGCCCTGTCAGCAGTTTCTGGTCGATGTTGGCGAGGGCGTAGGACACCGCCTCGTTCATCGTCATCCCCGCGCCCTCGGCGCGCAGCTGCCGTAACCGATCGCCACCGATCGCCTCGGAGGCGAGGTCGGCGGCTTCGCGCAGCGCCGAGAAAATGAAATGGG is a window of Mycobacterium sp. 3519A DNA encoding:
- a CDS encoding NADH-quinone oxidoreductase subunit B family protein, producing the protein MGWFRKVLRVGRVVERAGDAPASAVKPPAGVRGSLQIRHVDAGSCNGCEVEIGGAFGPVYDAEQYGARLVASPRHADALLVTGVVTRNMADPLRNTVAATPQPRVVIACGDCALNRGVFSDAYGVVGAVGEVVPVDVEIPGCPPTPAQIVAALRSVTGK
- a CDS encoding proton-conducting transporter membrane subunit yields the protein MLTACLGAIGVWVGLAGIVGGIRPIHIGWLLPLSGVQLAVDPLGGFFIALTGAVAVPVGVYVIGYAHHLRRVPAATLPLFVAAMLLVPAAASVTTFLLAWELMAIASLVLVLAEHDRAEVRSAAMVYAVMTQLGFVAVLIGLMVLSAAGGADAFADLGPVPDGARTAVFLLTVAGFGSKAGLVPLHAWLPRAHPEAPSPVSALMSAAMVNLGVYGIIRVDLQVLGPGPRWWGLLLLAVGAASALYGVLQASVATDLKRLLAYSTTENMGLVALALGAATLFADAGAAAPATIAMAAAILHLVGHAAFKCLGFLAAGSVLAATGLRDLDRLGGLARRMPSTTVLFGVAALGASGLPLGAGFVSEWLLVQSLVHAASVHDTVVALTAPLAVGAVALTTGLGVAAMVKAFGVGFLARSRSESASGAVESPRSMVAGMTLAAVVCVLIAVVPALVAPAMRGVLDVLPAARAVPFTDFGVVIRLPGVSGSIAPGVIAAALLAAILAAIVLSGWRSRRRPAAEVLPLWACGADDLTPRMQYTATSFAEPLQRVFDDVLRPDTDIEVTPYAESQYMVERVKYRNRIGDAIEDWLYRPVVRAVAVAAGLARRAHTGSVHLYLAYGALGILIILVVAK
- a CDS encoding respiratory chain complex I subunit 1 family protein: MSYVAGAAQIGTVMIGAPLVVGLMRQVRARWEGRAGGGLLQPWRDLVKQLGKQRITPHGTTIVFTGAPVVLAGSTLLIAAIAPLVATGSPLDSSADLFAVVGLLFLGTVALTLAGIDTGTSFGGMGASREITIAALVEPTILLAVFALSIPAGSSNLGALVANTIEHPGQVASLSGVLAFAALVVVIIAETGRLPVDNPATHLELTMVHEAMVLEYAGPRLALVEWASAMRLAVLLALLANLFLPWGIAGVQPTAATVVIGVVAVAVKVAVLAVLLASAEVFMAKLRLFRVPELLAGSFLLALLAVTAANFFTGVGGP
- a CDS encoding proton-conducting transporter membrane subunit produces the protein MTALLVTPIVAPVIAAIVNLVVGWRRWTAAMTVLSAVAVLACGAALGPRVGAGTVALGGLLRADALTVTMLIVIGVVATLATWAGIGYIDSELEHGHTDADGARLYGVLVPAFVAAMVLAVCANNIGVIWVAIEATTVVTAFLVGHRRTRTALEATWKYVIICSVGIAVAFLGTVLLYFAALHAGAPDAQALNLDVLVAHAAGLDPGVARLAGGLLLIGYGAKVGLFPFHTWLADAHSQAPAPVSALMSGVLLSVAFSVLLRIKPIIDAATGPAFLRAGLVVLGLATLLVAALMLTVTGDVKRMLAYSSMENMGLIAIAAAAGTRLAIAALLLHVLAHGVGKTVLFLAGGQLQAAHDSTAIADITGVVRRSRLVGGSFAVGLVVLLGLPPFAMFASELAIARSLADAQLAWVLAAAMLLIAVAFAALVCNSGRMLLGGAPAEAPAIAVPATVAAALVVGITASLALGITAGPLTELFTAAAGQIGVSR
- a CDS encoding NADH-quinone oxidoreductase subunit C; the encoded protein is MTADSVLHRISRDALPDRAEDLLAEGFRLALAAGHDDGDRLRVVYLFLAGRPDRRVELEYVLPVDDPAVPSLAYMSFPASRFEREMADLYGIRPAGHPRPRRLVRHAHWPGDWYPMREGAGPPPEFETTGRFPFVTVEGTGVYEIPVGPVHAGLIEPGHFRFSVVGETVLRLKARLWFVHRGIEKVFHGRTATDATALAERVSGDTAVGHAVAHSLAVEDALGAAVPEAVHLLRAQLVELERLYNLAADLGALANDVGFSLANSHCLRIRERLLRLNAEVTGHRLLRGAVGPGRVALRGLPDPAELRSIGADVAEVAALTLANSVVHDRFAGTSILTPDDARAMGCLGYVARASGIRTDARVDHPTVALPVTESGADDGDVLARYTVRRDEFATSVQLLCDLIETHTGPIEYETTLPANRGRSSGVGIVEGWRGTIVHRVEIGGDGRITRAKIVDPSWFNWPALPVAMEDTIVPDFPLTNKSFNLSYAGNDL
- a CDS encoding TIGR03086 family metal-binding protein; its protein translation is MIDLTPACQRTADLLTNITDQQLAGNTPCEKLTLQNLVGHIGGLALAFTAAARKDFGPLTDTPPVEGAPLDDDWRTAYPQRLAELARAWREPTAWEGMSRAGGVDFPGEVGGMIALTEVVVHGWDVAAATGQDYDVDPATLAAVLPHVTAIAAEGPTEGLFGPAVPIADDAPALDRVIALSGRDPRRR